AGGGCCGCGCCTAGGGCTGCCCGGCCGGCCCCGGCGAGGACTGGTAGGAGGCTCGGCAGTAGGAAGTCCGTGTAGAGCTGCCGGCGGCTGGCCCCGAGGATGGCTGCGAGCTCGACTAGCCTCGGGTTGACGGAGTCTAGGCCTGCGAGCAGGGCTGAGAGCATTATCGGAAGCGAGACTAGCGCCGCCACGAGGACCGGCGGCAGGGGGCTGAGGACGCCGAACAGCATGACTAGTACCAGGGACCAGACTAGCACCGAGACGCTCTGCAGCACCGTGTTGAGGGCCCTCACCGTCTCCCGGGCAAGGGGCCCCGCTGTGTAGAGGAAGCCGAGCCCCAGGGCGGCGGCCGCGCCCAGCATGAACCCCGTGGAGGAGCGGGCGAGGGTGAGCACCACGTTACGGGCCACCGTGGCTGGGCCCTCGCCGGCTAGGAAGGCGAGTGTCTCGGGTATCCCTGGGACCTGGCCGGG
The window above is part of the Pyrodictium abyssi genome. Proteins encoded here:
- a CDS encoding ABC transporter permease → MARNVVLTLARSSTGFMLGAAAALGLGFLYTAGPLARETVRALNTVLQSVSVLVWSLVLVMLFGVLSPLPPVLVAALVSLPIMLSALLAGLDSVNPRLVELAAILGASRRQLYTDFLLPSLLPVLAGAGRAALGAALRISVVAEAFGGSGGIGYMIATYYSLAEPRGVFAWGLVLVALMVALDKLVLERLEERTRRWAALPGQG